From one Nocardioides yefusunii genomic stretch:
- a CDS encoding methylated-DNA--[protein]-cysteine S-methyltransferase, producing MDLTTTPSDSYAAVLDSPIGPLRVVVQDEKVTAVHFHPFDDLAAAEGTTPVLDAALRQLREYFAGERTVFDVPLGAVGTAYQHRVWAVLNEIPHGTTVSYAEVARRLGQEPGASRAVGTACGRNPVPVIVPCHRVVASSGALTGYAGGVERKATLLALERHDVTAG from the coding sequence ATGGACCTCACGACCACGCCGTCGGACTCGTACGCCGCTGTTCTCGACAGCCCGATCGGGCCGCTGCGCGTCGTCGTGCAGGACGAGAAGGTCACGGCCGTCCACTTCCATCCCTTCGACGATCTCGCGGCAGCAGAGGGCACCACGCCGGTCCTGGACGCGGCGCTGCGCCAACTGCGGGAGTACTTCGCCGGGGAACGCACCGTTTTCGACGTGCCCTTGGGCGCGGTGGGCACCGCCTACCAGCACCGGGTCTGGGCGGTGCTGAACGAGATTCCTCACGGCACCACCGTCAGCTATGCCGAGGTGGCACGTCGTCTCGGGCAGGAGCCGGGCGCCTCGCGGGCCGTGGGCACTGCCTGCGGCCGCAACCCGGTGCCGGTGATCGTGCCGTGCCATCGCGTGGTGGCGTCCTCCGGTGCCCTCACCGGTTACGCCGGGGGAGTGGAGCGCAAGGCGACGCTGCTCGCGCTCGAACGCCACGACGTCACCGCAGGCTGA